The Etheostoma spectabile isolate EspeVRDwgs_2016 chromosome 1, UIUC_Espe_1.0, whole genome shotgun sequence genome has a segment encoding these proteins:
- the scube2 gene encoding signal peptide, CUB and EGF-like domain-containing protein 2 isoform X4: protein MGAIWTARDFCLFLLLLNSRQSASLPEIRADPCVEGSDGCHIDAICQSTQGSYKCTCKAGFKGDGKHCEDIDECDSVYNGGCVHECNNIPGNYRCTCYDGFNLAHDGHNCLDLDECKFNNGGCQHTCVNTMGSYECRCKEGFFLSDNQHTCIHRSVEGLNCMNKEHGCAHICKETPKGGVACECRPGFELARNQRGCILTCNHGNGGCQHTCEDTENGPICRCHARYTLQPDKRLCIERDEATTETADHNVTSFTEVDKRVKRRLLMETCAVNNGGCDCTCKDTSTGVRCSCPVGFTLQPDGKTCKDIDECELRNGGCEQFCRNTIGSFECNCRRGFKLLTDEHSCQDIDECFFERTCDHTCVNSPGGFQCLCNKGFTMYGLAHCGDINECSVNNGGCEQGCENTMGGFECFCHLGYKLHWNKKDCIEAEGFPPAKPLSKPTLNCSKQEGGDRCFLTCQSQVHISSGTEDSYTVTCGMPLPCLADAQKNNSGLHCLGLEMASVPRIKTTATFKSSTAKCNLKRSQEKLKESLNSAHSESRFFFTENVQFSYVSLRCTPSLQRTRSRHGRKAGEEDGSWITAEFELDVNLEEVTESCDLNCVRRRSEKRLRKTIRTLRKSINREQFHLHFAGSDYELAKNLGKPAELPGHCVTGQVLVGRKCVSCSVGTYYDGDQGRCVLCPAGTYQDEEAQMSCEVCPRPEGREVSKVVGARNLSECGGQCSPGQYSHDGFTPCLPCPLGTYQPEVGRTSCFLCGGNLDTKRSGAVTFQECETKVQCSPGHYYNTSTHRCIRCHTGTYQGEFGQNYCIACPGNTTTDFDGSTHIMQCKNRQCGGELGDFTGFIESPNYPGNYPANVECTWTINPPPKRRILIVVPEIFLPIEDECGDYLVMRKSSLSNSVTTYETCQTYERPIAFTSRSKRLWIQFRSNEGNSGKGFQVPYVTYDEDYQELIEDIVRDGRLYASENHQEILKDKKLMRALFDVLAHPQNFFNYTAQESREMFPKSFIRFLRSKVLRFLRP from the exons ATGGGAGCTATTTGGACTGCAAGggacttttgtttgtttttgctcttgttAAATAGTCGCCAAAGCGCATCGCTTCCAGAAATTCGAG CAGATCCATGTGTAGAGGGGAGTGATGGCTGTCACATTGATGCTATTTGTCAGAGTACCCAAGGCTCATACAAGTGCACGTGCAAAGCAGGCTTTAAAGGAGATGGAAAACACTGTGAAG ACATTGATGAGTGCGACTCGGTGTACAATGGTGGCTGTGTACACGAGTGCAACAATATACCAGGCAATTATCGCTGCACTTGTTACGACGGATTTAATTTGGCACATGATGGACATAACTGTCTAG ATTTGGATGAATGCAAATTCAACAATGGTGGGTGCCAACACACTTGTGTCAACACCATGGGCAGCTATGAGTGCCGCTGCAAAGAGGGCTTCTTCCTCAGCGACAACCAGCACACATGCATCCACCGCTCTGTGG AGGGCCTCAACTGTATGAATAAGGAGCACGGCTGCGCCCACATCTGCAAAGAAACACCCAAAGGAGGTGTGGCCTGTGAGTGTCGTCCAGGGTTCGAGCTGGCCAGGAACCAGAGAGGCTGCATCT TAACTTGTAACCATGGCAATGGAGGCTGCCAGCACACATGCGAGGACACAGAGAACGGTCCCATATGCAGGTGTCACGCCAGGTACACCCTGCAACCTGACAAGAGGTTGTGTATAG aaCGAGATGAAGCCACCACTGAGACCGCAGACCACAACGTCACATCCTTTACTGAGGTGGACAAACGTGTCAAACGAAGACTGTTAATGG AAACTTGTGCGGTGAACAATGGGGGTTGCGACTGCACCTGTAAAGACACATCCACAGGCGTGCGCTGCAGCTGCCCTGTCGGCTTCACACTGCAGCCGGATGGAAAGACATGCAAAG ATATTGACGAGTGTGAGCTTCGCAACGGCGGCTGCGAACAATTCTGCAGGAACACCATTGGCAGCTTTGAGTGCAACTGCCGAAGAGGCTTCAAGCTGCTGACAGACGAACATTCTTGCCAAG ATAtagatgaatgtttttttgagcGGACATGTGATCACACGTGTGTGAACTCCCCCGGTGGTTTTCAATGTCTGTGCAACAAAGGCTTCACCATGTATGGGCTGGCCCACTGTGGAG ATATAAATGAATGCAGTGTGAACAATGGCGGGTGTGAGCaaggttgtgaaaacaccaTGGGTGGATTTGAATGCTTTTGTCATCTTGGCTATAAGCTACACTGGAACAAAAAGGACTGCATTG AGGCTGAGGGTTTCCCACCTGCTAAACCCCTCTCTAAACCTACCTTGAACTGTAGTAAGCAGGAGGGAGGGGACCGCTGCTTCTTGACATGCCAGTCTCAAGTTCACATCAGCAGTG ggaCGGAGGATTCCTACACGGTGACCTGTGGAATGCCTCTGCCCTGCTTGGCTGACGCACAAAAGAACAACAGTGGCTTGCATTGCTTAG GTCTTGAAATGGCCAGTGTCCCACGCATTAAAACCACAGCCACTTTTAAGTCCAGCACTGCAAAATGCAACTTAAAAAGAAGTCAGGAGAAACTCAAGGAAAGCTTAAACTCAGCACACTCAG AGAGCAGGttctttttcactgaaaatgtcCAGTTCAGCTATGTGAGTCTGCGCTGCACCCCGTCCCTGCAGAGAACGCGCAGTCGCCATGGCAGGAAAGCTGGCGAGGAGGACGGCTCCTGGATAACAGCTGAGTTTGAGCTGGATGTGAACCTAGAGGAGGTAACAG AGAGCTGTGACCTGAACTGTGTTCGCCGACGCTCAGAAAAGAGGCTCAGGAAGACCATCAGGACCCTGAGGAAGTCCATCAACCGGGAACAGTTCCACCTGCACTTTGCCGGGTCTGACTATGAACTTGCCAAAAATTTGGGCAAGCCGGCTGAACTCCCCGGACACTGTGTGACGGGACAGGTGCTGGTGGGCAGGAAGTGTG TGAGCTGCAGTGTTGGGACTTACTACGACGGGGATCAGGGacggtgtgtgttgtgtccagCTGGAACGTATCAGGATGAGGAGGCACAGATGTCTTGTGAAGTCTGTCCTCGACCTGAAGGAAGAGAAGTTTCCAAGGTGGTCGGAGCTCGAAACCTGTCCGAGTGTGGAG gtcagtgttccCCGGGTCAGTACTCTCATGACGGCTTCACCCCCTGCCTGCCCTGTCCACTGGGAACGTACCAGCCGGAAGTGGGACGCACTTCCTGCTTCCTTTGTGGAGGGAACTTGGACACAAAGCGCAGTGGTGCTGTTACCTTCCAGGAGTGTGAGACTAAAG TCCAGTGCTCTCCAGGACATTACTACAACACCAGTACACACCGCTGCATCCGCTGTCACACGGGCACGTATCAAGGAGAGTTTGGGCAGAACTACTGCATCGCCTGCCCTGGAAATACCACCACTGACTTTGATGGCTCCACTCACATCATGCAATGCAAAA ACCGACAATGTGGGGGAGAGCTGGGAGATTTTACTGGTTTCATCGAGTCCCCCAACTATCCAGGGAACTACCCAGCCAATGTGGAGTGCACCTGGACCATCAACCCACCGCCCAAACGCAGGATCCTTATTGTCGTCCCAGAAATCTTCCTGCCTATTGAGGACGAGTGTGGTGATTACTTAGTAATGAGAAAGAGCT CTCTCTCCAACTCTGTGACAACCTACGAGACTTGTCAGACATACGAGCGCCCCATTGCTTTTACCTCCCGCTCCAAGAGGCTCTGGATACAGTTCAGGTCCAACGAGGGAAACAGTGGGAAAGGCTTCCAGGTCCCATATGTCACATATGATG AGGACTACCAAGAATTGATAGAAGACATTGTCAGAGACGGAAGATTATATGCTTCAGAGAACCACCAGGAAATTCTCAAG GACAAAAAACTCATGAGGGCGTTGTTTGATGTACTGGCTCACCCACAGAACTTCTTCAACTACACAGCACAAGAATCAAGAGAAATGTTCCCCAAATCCTTCATCCGCTTCCTGCGCTCCAAAGTCCTGAGATTCCTTCGCCCTTAG
- the scube2 gene encoding signal peptide, CUB and EGF-like domain-containing protein 2 isoform X5, with protein sequence MGAIWTARDFCLFLLLLNSRQSASLPEIRADPCVEGSDGCHIDAICQSTQGSYKCTCKAGFKGDGKHCEDIDECDSVYNGGCVHECNNIPGNYRCTCYDGFNLAHDGHNCLDLDECKFNNGGCQHTCVNTMGSYECRCKEGFFLSDNQHTCIHRSVEGLNCMNKEHGCAHICKETPKGGVACECRPGFELARNQRGCILTCNHGNGGCQHTCEDTENGPICRCHARYTLQPDKRLCIERDEATTETADHNVTSFTEVDKRVKRRLLMETCAVNNGGCDCTCKDTSTGVRCSCPVGFTLQPDGKTCKDIDECELRNGGCEQFCRNTIGSFECNCRRGFKLLTDEHSCQDIDECFFERTCDHTCVNSPGGFQCLCNKGFTMYGLAHCGDINECSVNNGGCEQGCENTMGGFECFCHLGYKLHWNKKDCIAESCDLNCVRRRSEKRLRKTIRTLRKSINREQFHLHFAGSDYELAKNLGKPAELPGHCVTGQVLVGRKCVSCSVGTYYDGDQGRCVLCPAGTYQDEEAQMSCEVCPRPEGREVSKVVGARNLSECGGQCSPGQYSHDGFTPCLPCPLGTYQPEVGRTSCFLCGGNLDTKRSGAVTFQECETKVQCSPGHYYNTSTHRCIRCHTGTYQGEFGQNYCIACPGNTTTDFDGSTHIMQCKNRQCGGELGDFTGFIESPNYPGNYPANVECTWTINPPPKRRILIVVPEIFLPIEDECGDYLVMRKSSLSNSVTTYETCQTYERPIAFTSRSKRLWIQFRSNEGNSGKGFQVPYVTYDEDYQELIEDIVRDGRLYASENHQEILKDKKLMRALFDVLAHPQNFFNYTAQESREMFPKSFIRFLRSKVLRFLRP encoded by the exons ATGGGAGCTATTTGGACTGCAAGggacttttgtttgtttttgctcttgttAAATAGTCGCCAAAGCGCATCGCTTCCAGAAATTCGAG CAGATCCATGTGTAGAGGGGAGTGATGGCTGTCACATTGATGCTATTTGTCAGAGTACCCAAGGCTCATACAAGTGCACGTGCAAAGCAGGCTTTAAAGGAGATGGAAAACACTGTGAAG ACATTGATGAGTGCGACTCGGTGTACAATGGTGGCTGTGTACACGAGTGCAACAATATACCAGGCAATTATCGCTGCACTTGTTACGACGGATTTAATTTGGCACATGATGGACATAACTGTCTAG ATTTGGATGAATGCAAATTCAACAATGGTGGGTGCCAACACACTTGTGTCAACACCATGGGCAGCTATGAGTGCCGCTGCAAAGAGGGCTTCTTCCTCAGCGACAACCAGCACACATGCATCCACCGCTCTGTGG AGGGCCTCAACTGTATGAATAAGGAGCACGGCTGCGCCCACATCTGCAAAGAAACACCCAAAGGAGGTGTGGCCTGTGAGTGTCGTCCAGGGTTCGAGCTGGCCAGGAACCAGAGAGGCTGCATCT TAACTTGTAACCATGGCAATGGAGGCTGCCAGCACACATGCGAGGACACAGAGAACGGTCCCATATGCAGGTGTCACGCCAGGTACACCCTGCAACCTGACAAGAGGTTGTGTATAG aaCGAGATGAAGCCACCACTGAGACCGCAGACCACAACGTCACATCCTTTACTGAGGTGGACAAACGTGTCAAACGAAGACTGTTAATGG AAACTTGTGCGGTGAACAATGGGGGTTGCGACTGCACCTGTAAAGACACATCCACAGGCGTGCGCTGCAGCTGCCCTGTCGGCTTCACACTGCAGCCGGATGGAAAGACATGCAAAG ATATTGACGAGTGTGAGCTTCGCAACGGCGGCTGCGAACAATTCTGCAGGAACACCATTGGCAGCTTTGAGTGCAACTGCCGAAGAGGCTTCAAGCTGCTGACAGACGAACATTCTTGCCAAG ATAtagatgaatgtttttttgagcGGACATGTGATCACACGTGTGTGAACTCCCCCGGTGGTTTTCAATGTCTGTGCAACAAAGGCTTCACCATGTATGGGCTGGCCCACTGTGGAG ATATAAATGAATGCAGTGTGAACAATGGCGGGTGTGAGCaaggttgtgaaaacaccaTGGGTGGATTTGAATGCTTTTGTCATCTTGGCTATAAGCTACACTGGAACAAAAAGGACTGCATTG CAGAGAGCTGTGACCTGAACTGTGTTCGCCGACGCTCAGAAAAGAGGCTCAGGAAGACCATCAGGACCCTGAGGAAGTCCATCAACCGGGAACAGTTCCACCTGCACTTTGCCGGGTCTGACTATGAACTTGCCAAAAATTTGGGCAAGCCGGCTGAACTCCCCGGACACTGTGTGACGGGACAGGTGCTGGTGGGCAGGAAGTGTG TGAGCTGCAGTGTTGGGACTTACTACGACGGGGATCAGGGacggtgtgtgttgtgtccagCTGGAACGTATCAGGATGAGGAGGCACAGATGTCTTGTGAAGTCTGTCCTCGACCTGAAGGAAGAGAAGTTTCCAAGGTGGTCGGAGCTCGAAACCTGTCCGAGTGTGGAG gtcagtgttccCCGGGTCAGTACTCTCATGACGGCTTCACCCCCTGCCTGCCCTGTCCACTGGGAACGTACCAGCCGGAAGTGGGACGCACTTCCTGCTTCCTTTGTGGAGGGAACTTGGACACAAAGCGCAGTGGTGCTGTTACCTTCCAGGAGTGTGAGACTAAAG TCCAGTGCTCTCCAGGACATTACTACAACACCAGTACACACCGCTGCATCCGCTGTCACACGGGCACGTATCAAGGAGAGTTTGGGCAGAACTACTGCATCGCCTGCCCTGGAAATACCACCACTGACTTTGATGGCTCCACTCACATCATGCAATGCAAAA ACCGACAATGTGGGGGAGAGCTGGGAGATTTTACTGGTTTCATCGAGTCCCCCAACTATCCAGGGAACTACCCAGCCAATGTGGAGTGCACCTGGACCATCAACCCACCGCCCAAACGCAGGATCCTTATTGTCGTCCCAGAAATCTTCCTGCCTATTGAGGACGAGTGTGGTGATTACTTAGTAATGAGAAAGAGCT CTCTCTCCAACTCTGTGACAACCTACGAGACTTGTCAGACATACGAGCGCCCCATTGCTTTTACCTCCCGCTCCAAGAGGCTCTGGATACAGTTCAGGTCCAACGAGGGAAACAGTGGGAAAGGCTTCCAGGTCCCATATGTCACATATGATG AGGACTACCAAGAATTGATAGAAGACATTGTCAGAGACGGAAGATTATATGCTTCAGAGAACCACCAGGAAATTCTCAAG GACAAAAAACTCATGAGGGCGTTGTTTGATGTACTGGCTCACCCACAGAACTTCTTCAACTACACAGCACAAGAATCAAGAGAAATGTTCCCCAAATCCTTCATCCGCTTCCTGCGCTCCAAAGTCCTGAGATTCCTTCGCCCTTAG